A genome region from Glycine max cultivar Williams 82 chromosome 5, Glycine_max_v4.0, whole genome shotgun sequence includes the following:
- the LOC102667770 gene encoding uncharacterized protein isoform X2: MAVLPPICVVGSVAWFAVVPLICFHVVEWHQPDRVLRQFGLQQLIPGCPSQPQNLHGITLKGKQDENWFHLLAPIIGQWNNQAEFRVDVYPRQEGLLGYNSDYMVWYRRKTKIFVDPNNANTTALGEVVETLQYMVSPQGRNTWTVDDLVPYVDKLAIISEEQERITEPVSHGPASEREFPAPEFHILQSSVETRGIGRRREPVEAEQYSQQMMERGHGMYYTPATFSEYPSQMYQYPFAGHHTDTSETSHSFGGVAETQPHFSWPTMTPSQQHDAPMATPNAPFTPQWNVPGAIPYMGDLLGVDLRKEFSAEAEQAEAGRQRGGRRNPDRQARRWDRPCGTSSRHHGHHND; encoded by the exons ATGGCAGTGTTGCCTCCAATTTGTGTGGTTGGAAGTGTAGCCTGGTTTGCGGTGGTGCCACtgatttgtttccatgttgttgagtggcaccaacccgatAGAGTTTTACGACAATTTGGATTGCAACAACTCATTCCCGGGTGTCCTTCGCAACCGCAGAATCTCCATGGCATAACACTCAAAGGAAAACAAGATGAGAATTGGTTCCACCTGTTGGCCCCAATCATTGGTCAGTGGAACAATCAAGCAGAGTTTAGGGTCGACGTTTATCCTCGACAGGAGGGCCTACTGGGTTATAACTCGGACTACATGGTGTGGTATAGGCGTAAAACAAAGATATTTGTCGACCCAAACAATGCAAACACAACTGCATTG GGTGAAGTTGTGGAGACTTTACAAtatatggtgtcaccacaagggAGGAACACGTGGACGGTTGATGATCTTGTGCCTTACGTCGATAAGTTAGCGATTATATctgaagagcaagagagaatcactgagccagtgtcacatggtccagcatcagAGCGTGAATTCCCAGCCCCAGAGTTTCACATtcttcagtcaagtgttgaaactcgggGCATAGGCAGACGAAGGGAGCCTGTTGAAGCCGAAcaatattcccaacaaatgaTGGAGCGTggtcatggaatgtattacacgccagcAACATTTTCCGAATATCCttcacagatgtatcagtatccttttgCAGGTCATCATACTGATACTTCTGAGACCTCACATTCGTtcggtggtgttgcggaaacacaacctcatttttcatggcccacTATGACTCCTTCACAGCAGCACGATGCCCCCATGGCAACACCTAACGCCCCATTTACTCCGCAATGGAATGTACCCGGAGCAATACCTTATATGGGcgacttattaggtgttgatttgcgtaAGGAGTTTTCTGCAGAGGCTGAGCAAGCAGAAGCGGGGAGACAACGCGGcggcagaagaaatcctgatcgtcaagcgcgaagatgggatcgaccatgtggcacatcctcacgaCATCACGGACACCATAATGACTGA
- the LOC102667770 gene encoding uncharacterized protein isoform X1: MAVLPPICVVGSVAWFAVVPLICFHVVEWHQPDRVLRQFGLQQLIPGCPSQPQNLHGITLKGKQDENWFHLLAPIIGQWNNQAEFRVDVYPRQEGLLGYNSDYMVWYRRKTKIFVDPNNANTTALLQGEVVETLQYMVSPQGRNTWTVDDLVPYVDKLAIISEEQERITEPVSHGPASEREFPAPEFHILQSSVETRGIGRRREPVEAEQYSQQMMERGHGMYYTPATFSEYPSQMYQYPFAGHHTDTSETSHSFGGVAETQPHFSWPTMTPSQQHDAPMATPNAPFTPQWNVPGAIPYMGDLLGVDLRKEFSAEAEQAEAGRQRGGRRNPDRQARRWDRPCGTSSRHHGHHND, from the exons ATGGCAGTGTTGCCTCCAATTTGTGTGGTTGGAAGTGTAGCCTGGTTTGCGGTGGTGCCACtgatttgtttccatgttgttgagtggcaccaacccgatAGAGTTTTACGACAATTTGGATTGCAACAACTCATTCCCGGGTGTCCTTCGCAACCGCAGAATCTCCATGGCATAACACTCAAAGGAAAACAAGATGAGAATTGGTTCCACCTGTTGGCCCCAATCATTGGTCAGTGGAACAATCAAGCAGAGTTTAGGGTCGACGTTTATCCTCGACAGGAGGGCCTACTGGGTTATAACTCGGACTACATGGTGTGGTATAGGCGTAAAACAAAGATATTTGTCGACCCAAACAATGCAAACACAACTGCATTG TTGCAGGGTGAAGTTGTGGAGACTTTACAAtatatggtgtcaccacaagggAGGAACACGTGGACGGTTGATGATCTTGTGCCTTACGTCGATAAGTTAGCGATTATATctgaagagcaagagagaatcactgagccagtgtcacatggtccagcatcagAGCGTGAATTCCCAGCCCCAGAGTTTCACATtcttcagtcaagtgttgaaactcgggGCATAGGCAGACGAAGGGAGCCTGTTGAAGCCGAAcaatattcccaacaaatgaTGGAGCGTggtcatggaatgtattacacgccagcAACATTTTCCGAATATCCttcacagatgtatcagtatccttttgCAGGTCATCATACTGATACTTCTGAGACCTCACATTCGTtcggtggtgttgcggaaacacaacctcatttttcatggcccacTATGACTCCTTCACAGCAGCACGATGCCCCCATGGCAACACCTAACGCCCCATTTACTCCGCAATGGAATGTACCCGGAGCAATACCTTATATGGGcgacttattaggtgttgatttgcgtaAGGAGTTTTCTGCAGAGGCTGAGCAAGCAGAAGCGGGGAGACAACGCGGcggcagaagaaatcctgatcgtcaagcgcgaagatgggatcgaccatgtggcacatcctcacgaCATCACGGACACCATAATGACTGA